From a single Serratia surfactantfaciens genomic region:
- a CDS encoding MFS transporter — protein MTFKHQEKETLNIFAVLAVSLSTVIAMLDSTIANVALPVIAKDFGVSESASIMIINAYQFAVVASLMPFAALGRAVGNKKIFIAGVVLFAFSSLGCALSATLSMLTAFRVIQGFGAAAVLSVNAALIKEIYPERLLGRGLGINVMVVSVSAAAGPSIASAILSQTSWNWLFTINVPIACLSLLLSLIFLAPRERRSVGFDRGGALLVFVLFIAFSLSTMSMTTHHLPAAALSFAVFAGLAGLLYINQKRKANAALIPIAMLHNPTLSLSLLMSMLSYSTQLLAFVSLPFYFHNVLQRNVVDIGLLLTAWPLATMASSLISGDLAKKYDPNLVALSGLACLLAGMLLMANLPSDPSNGAIVWRVALCGIGFGLFQSPNNLLIMTSVSHENSSIASGLLGSSRLIGQIVGSALVAIFFNMRGAQATNISLMAGAAFSFLSLVVSYMRFKSAVTLKTSK, from the coding sequence ATGACTTTTAAACACCAGGAAAAAGAGACATTAAATATATTCGCCGTTCTCGCGGTCTCGTTAAGCACGGTTATCGCCATGCTCGACAGTACCATCGCCAATGTGGCACTGCCGGTGATCGCCAAAGATTTCGGCGTTTCCGAATCGGCCTCCATCATGATTATTAATGCCTACCAGTTTGCCGTCGTTGCCTCTTTGATGCCCTTCGCGGCGCTGGGCCGCGCGGTGGGCAATAAAAAGATCTTTATAGCCGGGGTGGTGCTGTTCGCTTTTTCATCCTTGGGCTGCGCGCTTTCCGCGACGCTGTCGATGCTGACGGCATTCCGGGTGATACAGGGCTTCGGTGCGGCGGCGGTGCTCAGCGTCAATGCGGCGCTGATCAAGGAGATATACCCGGAAAGGCTGCTGGGGCGCGGCCTGGGCATAAACGTAATGGTGGTGTCGGTTTCCGCCGCCGCCGGGCCCTCCATCGCCTCGGCGATACTTTCTCAAACGAGCTGGAACTGGCTGTTTACCATCAATGTTCCCATCGCCTGCCTGTCGCTGTTGCTGAGCCTGATCTTCCTGGCCCCCCGCGAGCGACGCAGCGTTGGATTTGACCGCGGGGGCGCCCTGTTGGTGTTTGTGCTGTTCATCGCTTTCTCGCTCAGCACCATGAGCATGACCACCCACCATCTGCCGGCGGCGGCGCTGAGCTTTGCGGTATTCGCCGGGCTGGCCGGGTTGCTGTATATCAATCAGAAAAGAAAGGCCAACGCCGCGCTGATCCCGATCGCGATGCTGCATAATCCGACGCTGTCATTGTCTTTGCTGATGTCGATGCTGTCTTACAGCACCCAGCTTTTGGCTTTTGTATCGCTGCCTTTCTATTTCCACAATGTCCTGCAAAGAAACGTGGTGGACATCGGTCTGTTGCTGACCGCCTGGCCGCTGGCCACCATGGCGTCTTCGCTAATTTCCGGCGATTTGGCCAAGAAATACGATCCCAATCTTGTTGCCCTCTCGGGCCTTGCCTGTCTGCTGGCAGGCATGCTGCTGATGGCCAATCTGCCCAGCGATCCGTCGAATGGGGCGATCGTATGGCGCGTGGCGCTGTGCGGCATCGGTTTTGGCCTGTTTCAATCACCGAACAACCTGCTGATCATGACTTCGGTCTCCCATGAAAACAGCAGCATCGCCAGCGGCCTGTTGGGCAGCTCCCGGCTGATTGGGCAAATCGTCGGTTCGGCGTTAGTGGCGATTTTCTTCAATATGCGCGGCGCGCAAGCGACGAATATCAGTTTAATGGCGGGGGCGGCATTCTCGTTCCTTTCTCTGGTCGTGAGCTATATGCGCTTCAAGTCCGCCGTTACGTTAAAAACCAGCAAATAG
- a CDS encoding FecCD family ABC transporter permease, translated as MPGRGKYVAILAGLFLALCVAAVASLFAGRYALSAHDVMQILWQGNMPGENPTRYSVIFNLRAPRVVAVMLVGGGLAVAGATFQAVLKNALASPDVLGTSSASAFGAALGILLSLPFALSAMLSFLFGVVSLLLVFGICRLKRRQDALTTILSGMIIASLFIAFVSVIKYVADPQDTLPAIVFWLMGSFASVAKAQVYWLIPLFAACYLTIYRLRWKMNILSLGDDEARIAGLNPPRLKILLLIAASLLVSASVSLAGVVGWVGLVIPHLVRSVLGYNHGRLIPVSALSGALFLLVIDNIARGATYAEIPIGILTALIGAPLFATLFIMGNRYDHR; from the coding sequence ATGCCGGGCAGAGGAAAATATGTGGCGATCCTGGCGGGGCTGTTTTTGGCCTTGTGTGTGGCCGCCGTCGCATCACTGTTTGCCGGCCGCTACGCCTTGTCGGCCCATGATGTGATGCAGATTTTATGGCAGGGGAACATGCCGGGGGAAAACCCGACCCGCTATTCGGTGATTTTTAACCTGCGCGCGCCGCGGGTGGTGGCGGTGATGCTGGTGGGCGGCGGGTTGGCGGTCGCCGGCGCGACCTTTCAGGCGGTGCTGAAAAACGCGTTAGCCAGCCCGGACGTGCTGGGCACCTCTTCCGCCTCCGCCTTTGGCGCTGCGCTGGGCATTTTATTGAGTCTGCCTTTTGCCCTGAGTGCCATGCTGTCGTTTCTTTTCGGCGTGGTGAGCCTGCTGCTGGTGTTCGGCATCTGTCGCCTGAAACGTCGGCAGGATGCGCTGACGACGATCCTGTCCGGCATGATTATCGCGTCGTTGTTTATCGCGTTTGTCTCGGTCATAAAATATGTCGCCGATCCGCAGGATACCTTGCCGGCGATTGTCTTCTGGCTGATGGGCAGCTTCGCTTCGGTGGCGAAAGCGCAGGTCTATTGGCTAATCCCGCTGTTTGCGGCGTGTTACCTGACAATCTATCGGCTCAGGTGGAAAATGAACATTCTCTCGCTGGGGGACGACGAGGCGCGCATTGCCGGCCTAAATCCGCCCCGGTTGAAGATCCTGCTGCTGATCGCCGCCTCCCTGCTGGTTTCCGCCTCGGTAAGCTTGGCCGGCGTGGTGGGATGGGTCGGCTTGGTGATCCCGCATCTGGTGAGAAGCGTGCTGGGGTATAACCACGGCCGCCTGATCCCGGTCTCGGCGCTGAGCGGGGCGTTGTTTTTGCTGGTGATAGACAATATCGCCAGAGGCGCCACCTACGCAGAAATCCCGATCGGCATCCTGACCGCGCTGATCGGTGCGCCGCTTTTCGCCACGCTTTTTATTATGGGCAATCGATATGATCACCGCTAG
- the amiA gene encoding N-acetylmuramoyl-L-alanine amidase AmiA, which produces MAKTDLLNTRLSRRRMMLAGLAALALNGAVSPLAHAHGLPRPKPHGARKRFLVMLDPGHGGIDSGAIGHTGSLEKHVVLEIARNVRAQLDRHGIDARLTRDSDVFIPLYDRVEIAHRHGADLFMSIHADGFTCPSACGASVFALSNKGASSAMAKYLSNSENAADDLAGPNVIKKDRYLQKILFDLEQTETIKESLALGSHLIQHIAPIHHLHAKNTEQAAFVVLKSPYIPSVLVETSFITNPEEEKLLGTPAFRNKIATAIAQGIVSYFKRETHA; this is translated from the coding sequence ATGGCTAAGACGGACCTTTTGAACACCCGGTTATCTCGCCGCAGAATGATGTTGGCAGGGCTGGCGGCCCTGGCGCTGAACGGCGCCGTTTCCCCGCTGGCTCACGCCCACGGCCTGCCGCGCCCCAAGCCTCACGGTGCGCGAAAAAGATTCCTGGTCATGTTGGATCCCGGTCATGGCGGCATCGACTCCGGTGCCATTGGCCACACCGGTTCGCTGGAAAAACATGTCGTTCTGGAGATCGCCAGAAATGTGCGTGCACAGCTCGATCGACACGGCATCGATGCCCGCCTGACGCGCGACAGCGACGTTTTTATTCCGCTTTACGATCGGGTGGAGATCGCGCACCGGCATGGCGCGGATCTTTTCATGTCCATCCACGCCGACGGTTTTACCTGCCCCAGCGCCTGCGGCGCTTCGGTCTTTGCGCTTTCCAATAAAGGCGCCAGCAGCGCGATGGCGAAATACTTATCGAACAGTGAAAACGCGGCGGACGATCTCGCCGGCCCTAACGTCATCAAGAAAGACCGCTATTTGCAGAAGATACTGTTTGACTTGGAGCAGACGGAAACGATCAAAGAAAGCCTGGCGCTGGGCTCGCACCTGATTCAACATATTGCGCCCATCCATCATCTGCATGCCAAAAATACCGAACAGGCGGCCTTCGTGGTCTTAAAGTCCCCGTATATTCCTTCCGTCTTGGTGGAAACCTCTTTCATCACCAACCCTGAGGAAGAAAAGCTGCTCGGCACCCCCGCCTTCAGAAATAAAATTGCCACGGCGATCGCTCAGGGGATCGTCAGCTACTTTA
- a CDS encoding ABC transporter substrate-binding protein: MCVTVKFIATALLAIFALPTAPYATAGQPAAAEPPQSVAAQTLPGSYPRIVITGNCPFGVILANEAAYRHVVGVGPWAFMHADRHVLEDMKPDIGRITSAFINKDYRVNMESLMNLRPDIIYYYGKSQDDRLERAGVMTVDLDAGGQTKYQPMATQVYWENTFADTLGLPRTHKFKDAWEKTLKQIRPYAAAIHAQHVRALYLEESDGRQLKVSGPHTYGDTYLKMAGMDNVAGDLPVKGDAGRYINVSMEQIMAWDPDVIFVVFGSAKALLHGGIPGQAWETLRAVKNGKVFSTPVGIHNWGGLSAETSLLPLFMINRYAPEDISDKTLWEETRRYYQTMFSYAIPDRLLDEVLAQR; this comes from the coding sequence ATGTGCGTCACAGTGAAATTTATCGCCACCGCTCTGCTGGCAATATTCGCCTTGCCGACGGCGCCTTACGCCACCGCCGGCCAGCCGGCGGCGGCCGAACCGCCACAAAGCGTGGCGGCGCAAACGCTGCCCGGCAGCTATCCGCGGATCGTCATCACCGGCAACTGCCCCTTCGGCGTGATCCTGGCGAACGAGGCGGCCTACCGGCACGTCGTCGGCGTGGGGCCCTGGGCGTTCATGCATGCCGATAGGCATGTATTGGAGGACATGAAGCCTGACATCGGCAGGATCACCTCCGCCTTCATCAATAAGGACTACCGGGTCAACATGGAATCGTTAATGAATCTACGGCCCGACATTATTTATTACTACGGCAAAAGCCAGGACGATCGGCTGGAAAGGGCGGGCGTGATGACCGTCGATCTGGATGCCGGCGGGCAGACAAAATACCAGCCGATGGCTACCCAGGTGTATTGGGAGAACACTTTCGCCGACACGCTCGGCCTGCCGCGCACGCACAAATTCAAAGACGCCTGGGAAAAGACCCTGAAGCAGATCCGCCCCTATGCCGCAGCCATCCATGCGCAGCACGTCAGGGCGTTGTATCTCGAAGAAAGTGACGGCAGGCAGCTGAAGGTGAGTGGCCCGCATACCTATGGCGACACCTACCTGAAAATGGCCGGCATGGACAACGTCGCCGGGGATTTGCCGGTGAAAGGGGATGCCGGCAGGTACATCAACGTTTCGATGGAGCAGATCATGGCCTGGGACCCGGATGTGATTTTCGTGGTGTTCGGTAGCGCCAAAGCGCTGCTGCACGGGGGGATCCCCGGCCAGGCCTGGGAAACGCTCAGGGCGGTAAAAAACGGCAAGGTTTTCTCGACGCCGGTGGGCATTCATAACTGGGGGGGCCTGTCGGCGGAAACATCGCTGCTGCCGCTGTTTATGATCAACCGCTATGCGCCTGAAGACATTAGCGACAAGACGCTGTGGGAGGAGACGCGCCGCTATTATCAGACGATGTTCTCCTATGCGATCCCGGACCGGTTGCTGGATGAGGTGCTGGCACAGCGCTAG
- a CDS encoding ABC transporter ATP-binding protein: MITASRLSFGFKGREPIFDNVSFELKRGEILSVLGPNGAGKTTLLRNIAGLCRPSAGWCEIGRVDNREARLAYVPQAKAPHFSYGVLDFVTFGCVRQAGLFARPGKHDFARAQAVLQSLEIGPLAQKSIDQISGGELQMCYFAKALMADPDVMILDEPESNLDFYNQAKMIEMLWRLAKERQMTIVLNTHFLNYAERISDKCLLMTKRQSLFGVKSAVLREDILERYFRVPVRKCRYEYQGAGEETFIIALRNLA, translated from the coding sequence ATGATCACCGCTAGCCGACTATCCTTTGGTTTCAAAGGGCGGGAGCCCATTTTCGACAACGTCAGCTTCGAGCTTAAGCGCGGCGAGATCCTCAGCGTGCTGGGCCCGAACGGCGCCGGCAAAACCACGCTGCTGAGAAATATTGCGGGCCTGTGTCGGCCCAGCGCCGGCTGGTGCGAGATCGGCCGTGTCGATAATCGAGAGGCGCGCCTGGCCTATGTGCCGCAGGCGAAGGCGCCACATTTTTCCTATGGCGTACTCGATTTTGTCACTTTCGGCTGCGTTCGTCAGGCCGGACTGTTTGCCCGGCCGGGAAAGCACGATTTCGCCAGGGCGCAGGCGGTGCTGCAATCCCTGGAAATCGGCCCGTTGGCGCAGAAAAGCATCGATCAGATCAGCGGCGGTGAACTGCAGATGTGTTATTTCGCCAAGGCGCTGATGGCAGATCCTGACGTCATGATCCTTGATGAGCCGGAGTCGAACCTGGATTTTTACAATCAGGCAAAAATGATCGAGATGCTCTGGCGCCTCGCCAAAGAGCGGCAGATGACGATCGTGCTGAATACGCATTTCCTCAATTATGCCGAACGCATCTCCGACAAGTGTTTACTGATGACAAAACGGCAGTCGTTGTTTGGCGTTAAAAGCGCTGTGCTGCGGGAAGATATCCTGGAGCGCTATTTTCGGGTGCCGGTAAGAAAGTGCCGCTATGAATACCAGGGCGCCGGCGAAGAAACCTTTATTATCGCTCTGCGCAATCTCGCCTGA